AATGAGCCTTTAGGTTTTTCGACCTTTCCATTATCAAAATAAATCGGGATGTCAGCTATCTCTCTCTCTTCAACTTTGACAGATAGTTCTCCTACTACATTCGGAACTTTTTCAAGGTCTTCCCATTCTTCTTGTGGTTTTTGCAATGAAATATTAATTCGAACGTTTTCTTGCTCTTCTTTTGTAAGCGGATAAAGTACATCTCGGTTTATAAAGACTTTATCATCATAAAATTCATTTTCTATATTACTAAGTGTACCTTGATGCTTTAGATTAACTAACTCATAGTTATTAAATGCATAGTTATGAAGATTCATATGATCTTTCCAATCATCCGGATCATTTAGTGTTACCACAATCGTTTCCATTCCGCCCTTTGATGCAGTTGAAACCAACGTTCTTTTTGCTCTAACTGTATAACCCGTTTTACCACCTGTACTATATTTATAAAGGCTAGTTAACAATTTATTTTTGTTATGCCATACTCTGTCCCATTTTTCATTAGGATTAGGAGCTTTATGAGTTTCAGTCCCAGAAATTTCTTGATAAGTCTCATTTTTCATTGCATATTGAGTTAGAATGGCCATATCATATGCTGTTGAATAATGATTTTCATGATCATCAAGTCCATGAGGGTTAGCAAATTCAGTATTTGACATCCCAATTTCTTCTGCTTTTTGGTTCATCATGACAACAAACCCCTCTAGACTACCACCTACATGTTCAGCAATAGCGACTGCTGCATCATTTCCAGAACGTAGCATCAGTCCATAAACTAAATCTTCCAGTTTAATTTTTTCACCCTTTTGTAAATATACTGATGACCCCTCAGCTCGAATGGCTTGTTCACTAACTGTTGCCATTTCATTTAGTTTTCCAGACTCTATGGCAAGAATGGCTGTCATGATTTTTGTAATACTAGCAATACGCATTTTTTTATGTGCTTGCTTTTCATAAAGAATTCTTCCAGATTCCTGCTCTATTAATATGGCAGTTTGAGCACTAACACCAACAGCAGATGTTTGCTTAGGAACGATTCCCATTAACAAAAATATGATGATAAAACCTGCTGTCACTTTCTTAATATGCGGCATAATACATCCACGTCCCCTTACTCGTTCGTTTTGTACAAGTTTATGCACGTGGACAAAGCTTATGAATGAAAATTTGTAAAAACAAAGGCTTTCACTAATTTACAATAGTGAAAGCCTTTGTTTTTCTTATATCCATAGAAGCTTATTTATAAATGTGACTGAACACCAAAATCTATTTCTTCACGAATGGTTATAAAATCCTTTTCCAAGGAATTAATAAATCGAATGAATGAGGGAGGTACTGTTTTTCTAAAAATGATCATTTCTGAATCAGTATAAGAACAACGACTATTTTCATACCATGTGTCATTTTTCGGATGAAAAAACCTTTCAATACACTGATAATAAATTTTCTCAAATAGCTGCCTTGCATAAGAGGGTGTTATGATCGAATTTCTTATCATTTGACGACAAACATCAAGTGCTTCCTCACAAAAGACTAACAAACTTCGTGCAGCCCTTAATAACTCAAGTAAATATGGTCTTTCACACTCAGCTTCATCTTCTAAAGACCGTATCGTGATTGAATTCATGTAAGTTGTCATTTTTTCAACTACATTTTCTAAAAAGAATGCCACTTTTTCAGTCTCATCTTTAATTAATGTGTTGTCCATAGGACACATCCTCTTCCCTTCCGAGCAGGTTTATTTACCTCTTATGTCATCATTAGAATATTATTACTTTCAAGTAAAAAAAGACTGCTCAATTTAAAATATTTTCCCTCTATCTAGGCAAGATATCTTAAATCAGCAGTCAATATTATTTTAATTCCTCTAATGTTTCATTAAATTTTTCAAAGAATAAATCTGCTTCTTCTTGTTCAAATGCATCATCTGATTTCTCTGGAAGTGGTGGGAGTTCTTTAATTGATTTTAGACCAAAATACTCTAAAAATTCTTTTGTCGTTCCATAAAGAATTGCCCGTCCTGTTCCTTCAGCTCTTCCTACCT
This Metabacillus endolithicus DNA region includes the following protein-coding sequences:
- a CDS encoding DUF3907 family protein, which translates into the protein MDNTLIKDETEKVAFFLENVVEKMTTYMNSITIRSLEDEAECERPYLLELLRAARSLLVFCEEALDVCRQMIRNSIITPSYARQLFEKIYYQCIERFFHPKNDTWYENSRCSYTDSEMIIFRKTVPPSFIRFINSLEKDFITIREEIDFGVQSHL
- a CDS encoding D-alanyl-D-alanine carboxypeptidase family protein, with product MPHIKKVTAGFIIIFLLMGIVPKQTSAVGVSAQTAILIEQESGRILYEKQAHKKMRIASITKIMTAILAIESGKLNEMATVSEQAIRAEGSSVYLQKGEKIKLEDLVYGLMLRSGNDAAVAIAEHVGGSLEGFVVMMNQKAEEIGMSNTEFANPHGLDDHENHYSTAYDMAILTQYAMKNETYQEISGTETHKAPNPNEKWDRVWHNKNKLLTSLYKYSTGGKTGYTVRAKRTLVSTASKGGMETIVVTLNDPDDWKDHMNLHNYAFNNYELVNLKHQGTLSNIENEFYDDKVFINRDVLYPLTKEEQENVRINISLQKPQEEWEDLEKVPNVVGELSVKVEEREIADIPIYFDNGKVEKPKGSFWDLFKNLFFAITGVS